In the genome of Anguilla anguilla isolate fAngAng1 chromosome 15, fAngAng1.pri, whole genome shotgun sequence, the window TGCCAAGGCATCAATGCCACAAACTATAGTAGTGTTCAGGACATGAACCTACGGTATAATGTCAATGGCCATAGAGGTACGAGAGGGTTTGGGGATACAGTGTTAATTGTAGCAGAGGTAGTGGTAGTAAATCCATTCTCAGTGCTCAGATTTCAGCATTAGTTGAGCCAATATGCAGTATAAATGGGTAACTAAGTAACTGTGCTTTATTGACTAGcggggagttcattccacctCTGTGGGCGTCAGTAGAGAAGAGACGTGACTGAGGAGGAGGACCTTTTAGGGAAGAGACAGTGGATGCACAGCAGAGTGGTCTGGCAGGAGGCCCATAATAGATTTCAGGTGAGAGGGTGAAATTCCTCTTGCTGCACTGTAGGCGAGAACAAAAAATTTGTGTTATTCAGGCCATAACTGGTAAGCATTAGGAGGAAATAAGATGTTTTTAAGCTTCCCTACTCCTTTCTCTCCCCAGTTTGCAATGTCCAGGCATATTTAACTGCgtgggagagtgcagacaagtgTGTGCTCTCCTACAAAGCATGCAAtgtcagccactgcttcttaTCACACCGCTGTTTGCAAGTCGGGCTCACACAGACCTTAGTCAGAGGACGGCCCTTCATTTGCAGCTTAACAGGCAGATTAGTGGACACCCGACTGACCAGTGAGGGGTTTCTGGTGTGTAAGATGCTGTCATCCGGGCCGACTGAAACCATTACGTTCCATCGTAATGCTAGTTGTGTGTGTTACCTTGCCTGGCTACGAGCTACCGTTGGCACTAGCATGGTCCAGATTAAATACCAGACCGCAGGGCCATCCAGGGCTTTAAGCATCACAAGTACCAAGGCTTTGTACTTTGGCCCTCCAAGACTCAAaagtaaatgtgcattgttgCCTCAGAAGGTTAGCGTGTAATAGCTTGATTAAGGGAGCGCCAGAGTGCTTTCCCTGGCTGTGTCTGTCCTGACCCAGTGAGTGCCAGTGTTCTGCAGTGGCTTCCCTTAACCCAGCTTCCCTCACCAGATGTCCACAGCAGCAAAGGCGTGAAGATGCAGAAGCGTGGGGGAGGCGGCGGTTTCGGCTACCAGAAGTCCAAAAACGTCAACAAGTCAAAGATCTTCAAGCACGTCAACAAGGGCAAGGCTGACAAGAGGCAGTTCTCCCGGTGAGGTGGCCGGTTGGTCCAGCCTCCAGTGTGGTTACAGAGGCCAACCCATCGAGGGCCCACTGCCACAATCTCCTGTCACTCTAGAAGGCCTGCACATGTACTGTCTGTCACGATGGACCAGGATGGGCCCAGAGTGTTCTCCAAAATAATGTTGCGATTCCTTTTTGCACTGTGGTGGTGCATATTTCAGTGTAGATTTTTTCAGAGAAGTGCATCTATGACTAAATATTTATCTATAGGTTTTCTTGACCTCTGTGCTGTGATCCTTTTCACTGAAAGGTGATGTGGATGATCCCAAAGGTATGTGTAGATCAGTGGCTCCAAAACTATTGGTCAGAACACAACTGTAACATGTTTGTAGGCAGTTATTTTGATAAAGTATTTGAACTGTGCAGAATAGACGATTAATTTGATCTCCTTAAGTGAATTGGGGGCTATTAGTTTGGGAAATACTGGATTAGAATATATCTTCCCTGCTTCTTCCTCTGATAGGGGTTTATTGGGCAGAAGAGCATTACCCAAAATTCCACTACTTTAGGACTAGTAATTCCAGCACCTCGTTAGAAATGGTTAACATGCCGGTGTGATAAAAATTAATTGGATTCCCTACAGTTATTGAGATTTTACGTCCCCCTACATAAGATCGAGCTAGTTGAATATTTGACATTTGAGGTATTGGTAATTAAATTTCAGACCAGCTGGTGAGGGGATTCCTGTAATCCAAACTGGAGATTATCTTCAATTTAATATGCAAGGTGTTTTCCCATTAAAGCAGACGGCAGCAAAATGTCAGTCAGTGTAAACTTGTGCGGGATGTTATTTGTCTTTATGGCTATGGTCGCAGATGAATCGCAAATACTAGCATTCccttaattgattttatttttatttttacgagAACATGTATAGATTAATATTTACCTGAAAATGCTGTAGTTTTCTGGAAACTAACATATGCCATGGATGTGTTGTGGAGCAATTAGTGTTATGATATTTGAACACAGAAATGTTTAATACATTGCTTTATTAAAATCTCCCTTAAATATCGTCTTTTTCTGGTCTTTGTAATGTGTCCTATAAAGACAGCAGCTTCCAATACTTCATATGATGCGGCTTGTGGAACGTTGctcaagaaaaaataattttatctcGATGTGGACGTGAAGATTACACTACATTTCACTTGAACGACGTTTGAAAATGATCCCCCTCAGAAATTAGCTCATTTTTCTGTCATTAGAGGTAGCGTACTGAAAATTCCTTGCAGCGTCCCTCTTTTTTTCATCCAATCGTGCTGCAGTTTGCATGGCAGTTGAAACAGGCGTGCTAGTATTCATTATTCGGCAGTGATTTTTTCCTGGGTTTTTTCCCCATAGTTTCTAGTAACGGGAATTTAGTTAAGTGGTTCCTGGAATTTGTCAGAAAATAGTGGTTAACGAATAATCTGGATTTGATGCGAATTAGAAGGACCAGTGATACTGAAATAATTGAGCTCTCGGAGCAACTGATGTTTGACGTAGTCATGATCCGCGATCGGGATAATTGCGTTGATGTCCTTTTATCTCCTATGCCGCCTATGTTTCCGATGTATTTGCATTTAGCCTCATATGTCTGATTGCGCTTCTCAGTGTGTAGCCAACAGCCTCCAAATTATCTTGATAAAAAGCTCTGAAATGGAAATAAGATCACAAGACTGTCTCTCAGTGGTGCGGTCGGATGATGACAAGCGCGCGCAGGAGGTGGCATTGCTTAAATAAATGCTCAGTTACCCCAGAGTCCTAGGTGAGAGAGAATCACTTCGATGACAGGAAAAGTGATGGCCAGTTTTTCCTTCGGCTCACGACATCGTTTCTCTCAAACTCAGTAATAATCCTCACAGCGTGCTGAATTCCTGGCACATTGTGAACTTTACGCGCACGAGACAGAGTAAGGAATTCCACCATGGAGAAGTTTAACTTGACAGTGCGGGTAAACACCAGCTCGGACGAAAACATACCCCGAAGGCTCACCTTCTCAATGTTCAGTGTTCTTATCCTGACGTTGATAGTTATACTGATAATCGCGACTTTTTTGTGGAACCTGTTGGTACTCGTGACGATATTGAGGGTAAAGACGTTCCACAGAGTGCCCCACAATTTGGTTGCATCAATGGCAGTATCCGATGTGATGGTGGCGGCTCTTGTGATGCCCCTGAGCCTTGTCAACGAGCTGTCGGAGAGAAGATGGCGTTTCGGAAGAGTCCTTTGCGACGTCTGGATCTCGTTCGACGTCCTGTGCTGCACCGCTAGCATCTGGAATGTCACTGCCATCGCCCTGGACCGATACTGGTCTATTACGCGCCACTTGGAGTACACTCTAAAAGCAAGGAAGAAAATATCAACCATCATGATAGCCATGACATGGGCTCTGTCCGCAGTGATATCTATATCGCCACAGTTCGGATGGGGAGAAACTTACGCTGCGGACGAGGAGAACTGCCAAGTCAGTCAGGAGCCGTCATACACTGTTTTCTCCACTTTTGGGGCGTTTTACGTGCCCCTGTCTGTCGTTCTCTTTGTATACTGGAAAATTTACAAAGCCGCGAAACTTAGAATTGGCAGTCTAAAGAGGAACGAGGTTATCCCCATGCCAGGAGTTGTACAGGTAATGTATACACGTCTCTTATAGACTCCTAATACGCGCTCGCTGGAAACTGCTCAATTTCCGGAGTATTTTCAGTCGCTATCATAATGCGTAGTGTTTTTGCACTTTAAATACTCGAGACTCCAAAAAATCTTACCATAAAAGTTAATTATAGAAGACCATTAGAAGCTATTATagtaaaaagttaaaaaaaaaaaacttaaaacgTTACAGTTCTGCTGCAATGAGACGTGTCCACACATTTGCCATGTATTTAGCAGCATACAATTTAGGTGCTTCAAGAGTCTTGAGAGTTAGACATATTGTCTCGAGTGATACATGTTTTCTAACGAATTATTTGCAATGTTCTATCCCATGCattatggtgggggggggtgtaaaaaaaaaggctgttatttctgcatggtgaaaccaaaatgtattaaaataacctttaataaaatctgtaCTTTAACAGCACGTGTATTGtttattgcaaatataaaattgtggtgAGCAAAGTTAAAACAAGTAAataatatgtctttgtcccaaacattatggagcccactgtatatcCATTAAGTTGGTTGTTGCTGTATTCCCCTATTCCTTGGGATAGACTGCAGAGATTAAAAGTTGTACATGAACTGGTACGTTATCCTGCAGCCAAGAGCCGGAGGGCAATTTGGCAGATTTATAAATTAGCGTGAGTCTTGGAGAAGGCAATATTGACAGATGGAAGCCAGGGGAATATCATGTGAGAGGAGTGTTGTCTATTGTATTCAAGGTTGGGGATAGAAGCAATTTCCTGCGgctgcagacacactgagagTTAAGCTGTTTATTGAAAGGCTGTCGCCGTGAGTATTCTGCTCCTGAAATGGCAGTGTGAGATCTCACACAAGATGTTGGACAATCCAATGATAAGAATGAATAGAATGTATAATATAAGttcaaatttcacatttgaaatgaaggATAGCATCCCTAGGACAATGTATTGGATAACAATAATATCATTGCCATATATTCATAAATTCTATTTTAGTTATTGCTTAATAGGGGTGCACAGCTATAGTCCttgagggctggtgtgtgtgctgatttttgttCCAACTAATTACCGTAGCTTAGTTTTCTGAACGGCTGTTTATATAGCAATGTTTGTTTACCCCTGCATCAGCCCACAGTAAACTCTTTTCACCAAGGATATGTGTGAAGTCTTCAGCTTTAgctcaatataaaaaaatgtaaaaatcagaaaaagtacattattaaaataaataattggcaACAGAAGTTGGGTTGAAATCCTTAAATGGATCGGCCCCTATGCACCCCAGGAATACACCAAGAACCAGAAATCAGTGAAGGCCTGCCTACCAAGGGTTTACTCCCACCTCTAGTCCGGACATTTCTTCCAGATGGATCTTCTTGTGTTCTTATCCTTATATATCCTGCCTTTCAACAACCAATCTGCTCAGCGAACATATTTGTTTGAATGAATGGGataaactgaatgaatgattgAGAAGCAAAATCAAAGATGCTATGATCAAGGATTGAAAATCAAGCCTCCTAGGCAACATTCAGCCAAAATATTAGTGCAGTATTCTGAACCAGACCCTAAGCCCTCCCTCTAAACTAGGAGTGCATAACTCTGAACCTGGAGATCTCatcttttgttccaaccaattaccgtagttttagttttctgacagctctgtaGGCTACACTGGTTGACTCCCGTTCTTGaaaacagtaaaatctttaggatacacaTGCAATCTgtggctgcagctgctgctacAAATGTCacatcaagatatgattgaccTTATTAAATAATTAGTGGCAGAAATTGGCACAAAGTCCTGAAAAGATTATTCACTTGTTGCACACCCTTTTCTGAAACTTTTCTCAGTATTTagatgtgtgtgttcacacaaCATCACTATATTTGACTGTCTCAGGTCATGGAATTACATTTGGGGTTTATGTGTTAATCATATCTTACAATACCCACTTTGTTTGAGCCTATTATGTGAATTTGAGAGCAAAGTGATATCCCAAAGTCCTTTTCTTCATGCAATGTCTGTGTGTTGGCTACAAAGGAAGCTGTGATGGCAGCAGCTGCATGCACATCCACGCTTATGttccaagaaaagaaaatgctctCAATTTACCTTTCATGACCCCTTCACTACTCAACATTTCATTGTGTATAGCCCTTGTTTTCatagtaaaaaatgtaatctcaaGCTATCCTTTAAGTGACTGTTTTAAGAGAGGATTTTATAGATAGTTAGCTGTAGTGTCAGCCTGAGAGGTGGGTTTCACTCAGAAGGGTATTGCTTACCTGAATGGGCCATTGCTGCTTTTATGGAGAACTGCGCAACTGCTATTAGCCTGCATCTGGTCTGTATGTGTTGCAGTCTATTGGTCCTAGTCCAAAGACCTCAAAGCATAGCTGGTGGACTGCTGGAGAACAAAGAGTATTTTTTAAAGGACTGACTGCACGAATTGGTGGTGTTCAATCCCAGACT includes:
- the LOC118213982 gene encoding 5-hydroxytryptamine receptor 5A-like; this translates as MEKFNLTVRVNTSSDENIPRRLTFSMFSVLILTLIVILIIATFLWNLLVLVTILRVKTFHRVPHNLVASMAVSDVMVAALVMPLSLVNELSERRWRFGRVLCDVWISFDVLCCTASIWNVTAIALDRYWSITRHLEYTLKARKKISTIMIAMTWALSAVISISPQFGWGETYAADEENCQVSQEPSYTVFSTFGAFYVPLSVVLFVYWKIYKAAKLRIGSLKRNEVIPMPGVVQVKEAAHVPQVAFAARHAGVAFQTDGETWREQKERRAALTVGLLIGVFVLCWIPFFVTELLGPLCSCNVVPPLCKSVFLWLGYSNSFFNPLIYTAFNKSYNSAFRSLFTKQR